The following are encoded together in the Microtus pennsylvanicus isolate mMicPen1 chromosome 8, mMicPen1.hap1, whole genome shotgun sequence genome:
- the LOC142855453 gene encoding killer cell lectin-like receptor subfamily B member 1 translates to MDESIVYNNLNLSSTRGFRNASPPSLPSDACRCPNWHQLALKLGCAGLILLVLSLTGLSVLVRVLVQKPPIEKCGMAANEIMAEPTERTPIPTCLKDWQPYRDKCLFISQISRPWSEGLADCSVRGATLLLIEDQEELRYFQDFSKIEGHQFFIGLKYIQVEQMWKWTNGSTLNPYLLQVTGKDKENSCAVISQTEVFSDTCSTDNRWICQKKLKHV, encoded by the exons ATGGATGAATCAATTGTTTACAATAATTTAAACTTATCCAGTACTCGTGGGTTTAGGAATGCATcacctccatctcttccttcag ATGCCTGTCGATGCCCAAACTGGCATCAGTTGGCTCTGAAACTCGGCTGTGCTGGGCTGATCCTTCTTGTCTTGAGCCTGACTGGACTCAGTGTCTTAG TGCGAGTCTTAGTGCAAAAACCACCAATAGAAAAATGTGGCATGGCTGCTAACGAGATTATGGCTGAACCAACAG AGAGAACACCCATTCCAACATGCCTGAAAGATTGGCAGCCATACCGGgataaatgcttatttatttctcAAATTTCCAGACCTTGGTCTGAAGGTCTAGCTGACTGCTCTGTGAGAGGAGCCACTTTGCTGCTCATTGAAGATCAAGAAGAATTG AGATACTTTCAGGATTTCTCAAAGATAGAAGGACATCAGTTTTTTATTGGACTAAAATATATACAAGTGGAGCAGATGTGGAAGTGGACAAATGGTTCTACTTTAAATCCTTATCT ATTACAAGTCACTGGCAAGGACAAAGAAAACAGCTGTGCAGTCATCTCACAGACAGAAGTATTTTCTGACAC